One genomic segment of Tursiops truncatus isolate mTurTru1 chromosome 11, mTurTru1.mat.Y, whole genome shotgun sequence includes these proteins:
- the PDE1B gene encoding dual specificity calcium/calmodulin-dependent 3',5'-cyclic nucleotide phosphodiesterase 1B isoform X3, which produces MVKQLENGEVNIEELKQNLEYTASLLEAVYINETRQILDTEDELQELRSDAVPSEVRDWLASTFTQQARAKGRRAEEKPKFRSIVHAVQAGIFVERMFRRTYTSVGPTYSTVVLNCLKNLDLWCFDVFSLNRASDDHALRTIVFQLLTRHNLISRFKIPTVFLMTFLDALETGYGKYKNPYHNQIHAADVTQTVHCFLLRTGMVHCLSEIEVLAIIFAAAIHDYEHTGTTNSFHIQTKSECAILYNDRSVLENHHISSVFRIMQDDEMNIFINLTKDEFVELRALVIEMVLATDMSCHFQQLKSMKTALQQLERIDKPKALSLLLHAADISHPTKQWSVHSRWTKALMEEFFRQGDKEAELGLPFSPLCDRTSTLVAQSQIGFIDFIVEPTFSVLTDVAEKSVQPMGEEDSKSKTQPSFQWRQPSLDVEVGDPNPDVVSFRSTWIKYIQENKQKWKERAASGVTNQMSIDELSPCEEEAPASPAEDEHNQNGNLD; this is translated from the exons ATGGTGAAGCAGTTGGAGAATGGGGAGGTAAACATTGAGGAGCTGAAGCAAAACCTGGAGTACACAGCTTCCCTGCTGGAGGCCGTCTACATAAATGAGACGCG GCAAATCTTGGACACAGAGgatgagctgcaggagctgcggTCTGACGCGGTGCCTTCGGAGGTGCGGGACTGGCTGGCCTCCACCTTCACCCAGCAGGCCCGGGCCAAAGGCCGCCGAGCAGAGGAGAAGCCCAAGTTCCGGAGCATCGTGCACGCGGTGCAGGCTGGGATCTTCGTGGAACG GATGTTCCGGAGAACGTACACCTCTGTGGGCCCCACCTATTCCACTGTGGTCCTCAACTGTCTCAAG AACCTGGATCTCTGGTGCTTTGATGTCTTCTCCTTGAACCGGGCATCTGATGACCACGCACTGAGGACCATTGTTTTTCAGTTGCTGACTCGGCACAACCTCATCAGCCGCTTTAAG ATTCCCACTGTGTTTTTGATGACTTTCCTGGATGCCTTGGAGACAGGTTATGGGAAGTACAAGAACCCTTACCATAACCAGATCCATGCAGCTGATGTTACACAGACGGTCCATTGCTTCTTGCTCCGCACAGGGATGGTG cACTGCCTGTCGGAGATCGAGGTCCTGGCCATCATCTTTGCTGCAGCCATCCACGACTATGAGCACACTGGCACTACCAACAGCTTCCACATCCAGACCAA GTCAGAATGCGCCATCCTGTACAATGATCGCTCAGTGCTGGAGAATCACCACATCAGCTCTGTTTTCCGAATAATGCAGGACGACGAgatgaacattttcatcaacctcACCAAGGATGAGTTTGT AGAGCTGCGGGCCCTGGTCATCGAGATGGTGTTGGCCACAGACATGTCCTGCCATTTCCAGCAATTGAAGTCCATGAAGACGGCCTTGCAGCAGCTGGAAAG GATTGATAAGCCCAAGGCCCTGTCTCTACTGCTCCATGCTGCTGACATCAGCCACCCAACCAAGCAGTGGTCGGTTCACAGCCGCTGGACCAAGGCCCTCATGGAGGAATTCTTCCGCCAG GGTGacaaagaggcagagctgggcctgcCCTTTTCTCCGCTCTGTGACCGCACTTCCACTCTCGTGGCACAGTCCCAGATTG GTTTCATTGACTTCATCGTGGAACCCACGTTCTCTGTGCTGACTGATGTGGCCGAGAAGAGTGTCCAGCCCATGGGGGAGGAAGACTCCAAGTCTAAAACCCAGCCCAG CTTCCAGTGGCGCCAGCCTTCTCTGGATGTGGAAGTGGGAGACCCCAACCCCGACGTGGTCAGCTTCCGCTCTACCTGGATCAAATACATTCAGGAGAACAAGCAGAAATGGAAGGAACGGGCGGCAAGCG
- the PDE1B gene encoding dual specificity calcium/calmodulin-dependent 3',5'-cyclic nucleotide phosphodiesterase 1B isoform X2, which yields MASPVPVPRRHLQGPILRLRYMVKQLENGEVNIEELKQNLEYTASLLEAVYINETRQILDTEDELQELRSDAVPSEVRDWLASTFTQQARAKGRRAEEKPKFRSIVHAVQAGIFVERMFRRTYTSVGPTYSTVVLNCLKNLDLWCFDVFSLNRASDDHALRTIVFQLLTRHNLISRFKIPTVFLMTFLDALETGYGKYKNPYHNQIHAADVTQTVHCFLLRTGMVHCLSEIEVLAIIFAAAIHDYEHTGTTNSFHIQTKSECAILYNDRSVLENHHISSVFRIMQDDEMNIFINLTKDEFVELRALVIEMVLATDMSCHFQQLKSMKTALQQLERIDKPKALSLLLHAADISHPTKQWSVHSRWTKALMEEFFRQGDKEAELGLPFSPLCDRTSTLVAQSQIGFIDFIVEPTFSVLTDVAEKSVQPMGEEDSKSKTQPSFQWRQPSLDVEVGDPNPDVVSFRSTWIKYIQENKQKWKERAASGVTNQMSIDELSPCEEEAPASPAEDEHNQNGNLD from the exons ATGGCAAGCCCTGTTCCTGTGCCGAGGCGCCACCTCCAGGGCCCCATCCTCAG GCTGCGCTACATGGTGAAGCAGTTGGAGAATGGGGAGGTAAACATTGAGGAGCTGAAGCAAAACCTGGAGTACACAGCTTCCCTGCTGGAGGCCGTCTACATAAATGAGACGCG GCAAATCTTGGACACAGAGgatgagctgcaggagctgcggTCTGACGCGGTGCCTTCGGAGGTGCGGGACTGGCTGGCCTCCACCTTCACCCAGCAGGCCCGGGCCAAAGGCCGCCGAGCAGAGGAGAAGCCCAAGTTCCGGAGCATCGTGCACGCGGTGCAGGCTGGGATCTTCGTGGAACG GATGTTCCGGAGAACGTACACCTCTGTGGGCCCCACCTATTCCACTGTGGTCCTCAACTGTCTCAAG AACCTGGATCTCTGGTGCTTTGATGTCTTCTCCTTGAACCGGGCATCTGATGACCACGCACTGAGGACCATTGTTTTTCAGTTGCTGACTCGGCACAACCTCATCAGCCGCTTTAAG ATTCCCACTGTGTTTTTGATGACTTTCCTGGATGCCTTGGAGACAGGTTATGGGAAGTACAAGAACCCTTACCATAACCAGATCCATGCAGCTGATGTTACACAGACGGTCCATTGCTTCTTGCTCCGCACAGGGATGGTG cACTGCCTGTCGGAGATCGAGGTCCTGGCCATCATCTTTGCTGCAGCCATCCACGACTATGAGCACACTGGCACTACCAACAGCTTCCACATCCAGACCAA GTCAGAATGCGCCATCCTGTACAATGATCGCTCAGTGCTGGAGAATCACCACATCAGCTCTGTTTTCCGAATAATGCAGGACGACGAgatgaacattttcatcaacctcACCAAGGATGAGTTTGT AGAGCTGCGGGCCCTGGTCATCGAGATGGTGTTGGCCACAGACATGTCCTGCCATTTCCAGCAATTGAAGTCCATGAAGACGGCCTTGCAGCAGCTGGAAAG GATTGATAAGCCCAAGGCCCTGTCTCTACTGCTCCATGCTGCTGACATCAGCCACCCAACCAAGCAGTGGTCGGTTCACAGCCGCTGGACCAAGGCCCTCATGGAGGAATTCTTCCGCCAG GGTGacaaagaggcagagctgggcctgcCCTTTTCTCCGCTCTGTGACCGCACTTCCACTCTCGTGGCACAGTCCCAGATTG GTTTCATTGACTTCATCGTGGAACCCACGTTCTCTGTGCTGACTGATGTGGCCGAGAAGAGTGTCCAGCCCATGGGGGAGGAAGACTCCAAGTCTAAAACCCAGCCCAG CTTCCAGTGGCGCCAGCCTTCTCTGGATGTGGAAGTGGGAGACCCCAACCCCGACGTGGTCAGCTTCCGCTCTACCTGGATCAAATACATTCAGGAGAACAAGCAGAAATGGAAGGAACGGGCGGCAAGCG
- the PDE1B gene encoding dual specificity calcium/calmodulin-dependent 3',5'-cyclic nucleotide phosphodiesterase 1B isoform X4 produces the protein MAVGLETWQILDTEDELQELRSDAVPSEVRDWLASTFTQQARAKGRRAEEKPKFRSIVHAVQAGIFVERMFRRTYTSVGPTYSTVVLNCLKNLDLWCFDVFSLNRASDDHALRTIVFQLLTRHNLISRFKIPTVFLMTFLDALETGYGKYKNPYHNQIHAADVTQTVHCFLLRTGMVHCLSEIEVLAIIFAAAIHDYEHTGTTNSFHIQTKSECAILYNDRSVLENHHISSVFRIMQDDEMNIFINLTKDEFVELRALVIEMVLATDMSCHFQQLKSMKTALQQLERIDKPKALSLLLHAADISHPTKQWSVHSRWTKALMEEFFRQGDKEAELGLPFSPLCDRTSTLVAQSQIGFIDFIVEPTFSVLTDVAEKSVQPMGEEDSKSKTQPSFQWRQPSLDVEVGDPNPDVVSFRSTWIKYIQENKQKWKERAASGVTNQMSIDELSPCEEEAPASPAEDEHNQNGNLD, from the exons ATGGCTGTGGGGCTTGAAACATG GCAAATCTTGGACACAGAGgatgagctgcaggagctgcggTCTGACGCGGTGCCTTCGGAGGTGCGGGACTGGCTGGCCTCCACCTTCACCCAGCAGGCCCGGGCCAAAGGCCGCCGAGCAGAGGAGAAGCCCAAGTTCCGGAGCATCGTGCACGCGGTGCAGGCTGGGATCTTCGTGGAACG GATGTTCCGGAGAACGTACACCTCTGTGGGCCCCACCTATTCCACTGTGGTCCTCAACTGTCTCAAG AACCTGGATCTCTGGTGCTTTGATGTCTTCTCCTTGAACCGGGCATCTGATGACCACGCACTGAGGACCATTGTTTTTCAGTTGCTGACTCGGCACAACCTCATCAGCCGCTTTAAG ATTCCCACTGTGTTTTTGATGACTTTCCTGGATGCCTTGGAGACAGGTTATGGGAAGTACAAGAACCCTTACCATAACCAGATCCATGCAGCTGATGTTACACAGACGGTCCATTGCTTCTTGCTCCGCACAGGGATGGTG cACTGCCTGTCGGAGATCGAGGTCCTGGCCATCATCTTTGCTGCAGCCATCCACGACTATGAGCACACTGGCACTACCAACAGCTTCCACATCCAGACCAA GTCAGAATGCGCCATCCTGTACAATGATCGCTCAGTGCTGGAGAATCACCACATCAGCTCTGTTTTCCGAATAATGCAGGACGACGAgatgaacattttcatcaacctcACCAAGGATGAGTTTGT AGAGCTGCGGGCCCTGGTCATCGAGATGGTGTTGGCCACAGACATGTCCTGCCATTTCCAGCAATTGAAGTCCATGAAGACGGCCTTGCAGCAGCTGGAAAG GATTGATAAGCCCAAGGCCCTGTCTCTACTGCTCCATGCTGCTGACATCAGCCACCCAACCAAGCAGTGGTCGGTTCACAGCCGCTGGACCAAGGCCCTCATGGAGGAATTCTTCCGCCAG GGTGacaaagaggcagagctgggcctgcCCTTTTCTCCGCTCTGTGACCGCACTTCCACTCTCGTGGCACAGTCCCAGATTG GTTTCATTGACTTCATCGTGGAACCCACGTTCTCTGTGCTGACTGATGTGGCCGAGAAGAGTGTCCAGCCCATGGGGGAGGAAGACTCCAAGTCTAAAACCCAGCCCAG CTTCCAGTGGCGCCAGCCTTCTCTGGATGTGGAAGTGGGAGACCCCAACCCCGACGTGGTCAGCTTCCGCTCTACCTGGATCAAATACATTCAGGAGAACAAGCAGAAATGGAAGGAACGGGCGGCAAGCG
- the PDE1B gene encoding dual specificity calcium/calmodulin-dependent 3',5'-cyclic nucleotide phosphodiesterase 1B isoform X5 — protein MQILDTEDELQELRSDAVPSEVRDWLASTFTQQARAKGRRAEEKPKFRSIVHAVQAGIFVERMFRRTYTSVGPTYSTVVLNCLKNLDLWCFDVFSLNRASDDHALRTIVFQLLTRHNLISRFKIPTVFLMTFLDALETGYGKYKNPYHNQIHAADVTQTVHCFLLRTGMVHCLSEIEVLAIIFAAAIHDYEHTGTTNSFHIQTKSECAILYNDRSVLENHHISSVFRIMQDDEMNIFINLTKDEFVELRALVIEMVLATDMSCHFQQLKSMKTALQQLERIDKPKALSLLLHAADISHPTKQWSVHSRWTKALMEEFFRQGDKEAELGLPFSPLCDRTSTLVAQSQIGFIDFIVEPTFSVLTDVAEKSVQPMGEEDSKSKTQPSFQWRQPSLDVEVGDPNPDVVSFRSTWIKYIQENKQKWKERAASGVTNQMSIDELSPCEEEAPASPAEDEHNQNGNLD, from the exons at GCAAATCTTGGACACAGAGgatgagctgcaggagctgcggTCTGACGCGGTGCCTTCGGAGGTGCGGGACTGGCTGGCCTCCACCTTCACCCAGCAGGCCCGGGCCAAAGGCCGCCGAGCAGAGGAGAAGCCCAAGTTCCGGAGCATCGTGCACGCGGTGCAGGCTGGGATCTTCGTGGAACG GATGTTCCGGAGAACGTACACCTCTGTGGGCCCCACCTATTCCACTGTGGTCCTCAACTGTCTCAAG AACCTGGATCTCTGGTGCTTTGATGTCTTCTCCTTGAACCGGGCATCTGATGACCACGCACTGAGGACCATTGTTTTTCAGTTGCTGACTCGGCACAACCTCATCAGCCGCTTTAAG ATTCCCACTGTGTTTTTGATGACTTTCCTGGATGCCTTGGAGACAGGTTATGGGAAGTACAAGAACCCTTACCATAACCAGATCCATGCAGCTGATGTTACACAGACGGTCCATTGCTTCTTGCTCCGCACAGGGATGGTG cACTGCCTGTCGGAGATCGAGGTCCTGGCCATCATCTTTGCTGCAGCCATCCACGACTATGAGCACACTGGCACTACCAACAGCTTCCACATCCAGACCAA GTCAGAATGCGCCATCCTGTACAATGATCGCTCAGTGCTGGAGAATCACCACATCAGCTCTGTTTTCCGAATAATGCAGGACGACGAgatgaacattttcatcaacctcACCAAGGATGAGTTTGT AGAGCTGCGGGCCCTGGTCATCGAGATGGTGTTGGCCACAGACATGTCCTGCCATTTCCAGCAATTGAAGTCCATGAAGACGGCCTTGCAGCAGCTGGAAAG GATTGATAAGCCCAAGGCCCTGTCTCTACTGCTCCATGCTGCTGACATCAGCCACCCAACCAAGCAGTGGTCGGTTCACAGCCGCTGGACCAAGGCCCTCATGGAGGAATTCTTCCGCCAG GGTGacaaagaggcagagctgggcctgcCCTTTTCTCCGCTCTGTGACCGCACTTCCACTCTCGTGGCACAGTCCCAGATTG GTTTCATTGACTTCATCGTGGAACCCACGTTCTCTGTGCTGACTGATGTGGCCGAGAAGAGTGTCCAGCCCATGGGGGAGGAAGACTCCAAGTCTAAAACCCAGCCCAG CTTCCAGTGGCGCCAGCCTTCTCTGGATGTGGAAGTGGGAGACCCCAACCCCGACGTGGTCAGCTTCCGCTCTACCTGGATCAAATACATTCAGGAGAACAAGCAGAAATGGAAGGAACGGGCGGCAAGCG
- the PDE1B gene encoding dual specificity calcium/calmodulin-dependent 3',5'-cyclic nucleotide phosphodiesterase 1B isoform X1, producing MELSPRSPPEMLQSDCPSALELKSAPSKKMWIKLRSLLRYMVKQLENGEVNIEELKQNLEYTASLLEAVYINETRQILDTEDELQELRSDAVPSEVRDWLASTFTQQARAKGRRAEEKPKFRSIVHAVQAGIFVERMFRRTYTSVGPTYSTVVLNCLKNLDLWCFDVFSLNRASDDHALRTIVFQLLTRHNLISRFKIPTVFLMTFLDALETGYGKYKNPYHNQIHAADVTQTVHCFLLRTGMVHCLSEIEVLAIIFAAAIHDYEHTGTTNSFHIQTKSECAILYNDRSVLENHHISSVFRIMQDDEMNIFINLTKDEFVELRALVIEMVLATDMSCHFQQLKSMKTALQQLERIDKPKALSLLLHAADISHPTKQWSVHSRWTKALMEEFFRQGDKEAELGLPFSPLCDRTSTLVAQSQIGFIDFIVEPTFSVLTDVAEKSVQPMGEEDSKSKTQPSFQWRQPSLDVEVGDPNPDVVSFRSTWIKYIQENKQKWKERAASGVTNQMSIDELSPCEEEAPASPAEDEHNQNGNLD from the exons ATGGAGCTGTCCCCCCGCAGCCCTCCCGAGATGCTGCAGTCGGATTGCCCGTCGGCCCTGGAGCTGAAGTCAGCCCCCAGCAAGAAGATGTGGATTAAGCTTCGGTCTCT GCTGCGCTACATGGTGAAGCAGTTGGAGAATGGGGAGGTAAACATTGAGGAGCTGAAGCAAAACCTGGAGTACACAGCTTCCCTGCTGGAGGCCGTCTACATAAATGAGACGCG GCAAATCTTGGACACAGAGgatgagctgcaggagctgcggTCTGACGCGGTGCCTTCGGAGGTGCGGGACTGGCTGGCCTCCACCTTCACCCAGCAGGCCCGGGCCAAAGGCCGCCGAGCAGAGGAGAAGCCCAAGTTCCGGAGCATCGTGCACGCGGTGCAGGCTGGGATCTTCGTGGAACG GATGTTCCGGAGAACGTACACCTCTGTGGGCCCCACCTATTCCACTGTGGTCCTCAACTGTCTCAAG AACCTGGATCTCTGGTGCTTTGATGTCTTCTCCTTGAACCGGGCATCTGATGACCACGCACTGAGGACCATTGTTTTTCAGTTGCTGACTCGGCACAACCTCATCAGCCGCTTTAAG ATTCCCACTGTGTTTTTGATGACTTTCCTGGATGCCTTGGAGACAGGTTATGGGAAGTACAAGAACCCTTACCATAACCAGATCCATGCAGCTGATGTTACACAGACGGTCCATTGCTTCTTGCTCCGCACAGGGATGGTG cACTGCCTGTCGGAGATCGAGGTCCTGGCCATCATCTTTGCTGCAGCCATCCACGACTATGAGCACACTGGCACTACCAACAGCTTCCACATCCAGACCAA GTCAGAATGCGCCATCCTGTACAATGATCGCTCAGTGCTGGAGAATCACCACATCAGCTCTGTTTTCCGAATAATGCAGGACGACGAgatgaacattttcatcaacctcACCAAGGATGAGTTTGT AGAGCTGCGGGCCCTGGTCATCGAGATGGTGTTGGCCACAGACATGTCCTGCCATTTCCAGCAATTGAAGTCCATGAAGACGGCCTTGCAGCAGCTGGAAAG GATTGATAAGCCCAAGGCCCTGTCTCTACTGCTCCATGCTGCTGACATCAGCCACCCAACCAAGCAGTGGTCGGTTCACAGCCGCTGGACCAAGGCCCTCATGGAGGAATTCTTCCGCCAG GGTGacaaagaggcagagctgggcctgcCCTTTTCTCCGCTCTGTGACCGCACTTCCACTCTCGTGGCACAGTCCCAGATTG GTTTCATTGACTTCATCGTGGAACCCACGTTCTCTGTGCTGACTGATGTGGCCGAGAAGAGTGTCCAGCCCATGGGGGAGGAAGACTCCAAGTCTAAAACCCAGCCCAG CTTCCAGTGGCGCCAGCCTTCTCTGGATGTGGAAGTGGGAGACCCCAACCCCGACGTGGTCAGCTTCCGCTCTACCTGGATCAAATACATTCAGGAGAACAAGCAGAAATGGAAGGAACGGGCGGCAAGCG